In one Fusarium falciforme chromosome 5, complete sequence genomic region, the following are encoded:
- a CDS encoding Chitinase gives MGGGPEGFRTVAYYVNWAIYARKHRPQDLPVEKLTHVLYSFANVRSDTGEVHLTDAWADTDIHWEGDSWNDSGTNLYGCMKQLNLLKRRNRNLKILLSVGGWTYSSNFKAPASTPQGRDTFARSCVDLLKNLGFDGIDIDWEYPQDANEARNYVELLAAVRQAMDAYAQTLSRPHHFELTVACPAGAQNFQKLDIRGMDQYLDFWNLMAYDYAGSWDSSAGHQANLYPSRDNPSSTPFSTSAALDFYVRSGVNPQKIVIGMPLYGRSFENTDGPGRPYQGIGEGNWERGVYDYKNLPLAGAQEYNDNASGASYCYDPQRRTMVTYDTPQMAWAKAEYIKKWRLGGAMWWESSGDKEGDQSLITTVVNTFGGPQALMRQENCIEYPATKYDNLRNGFPNN, from the exons ATGGGCGGCGGTCCTGAAGGCTTCCGCACCGTAGCTTACTACGTCAACTG GGCCATCTACGCCCGGAAGCATCGTCCCCAAGATCTTCCCGTAGAGAAGCTCACCCATGTTCTCTACTCGTTTGCCAATGTCCGTAGCGACACGGGCGAGGT CCATCTCACCGACGCTTGGGCGGACACCGACATTCACTGGGAGGGCGACTCTTGGAATGATTCCGGCACCAACCTTTACGGTTGCATGAAgcagctcaacctcctcaagagGCGCAACCGTAATCTCAAGATCCTCCTCTCAGTCGGTGGATGGACCTATAGCAGCAACTTCAAGGCTCCTGCGAGCACCCCGCAGGGTCGTGACACGTTTGCCAGAAGCTGCGTCGACTTGCTCAAGAACCTCGGTTTTGATGGTATCGATATTGATTGGGAGTACCCCCAGGATGCAAACGAGGCAAGAAACTATGTTGAGCTGCTGGCTGCCGTCCGCCAGGCCATGGACGCCTACGCCCAGACTTTGAGCCGACCTCACCACTTTGAGCTCACCGTGGCCTGCCCCGCGGGCGCGCAGAACTTCCAGAAGCTAGACATCCGCGGCATGGACCAATACCTGGATTTCTGGAACCTCATGGCTTACGACTACGCTGGTTCCTGGGACTCATCGGCCGGCCACCAGGCCAACCTGTACCCGTCGCGCGACAATCCCTCATCCACTCCCTTCTCGACCTCGGCCGCCCTCGACTTTTACGTCCGCAGCGGCGTCAACCCGCAAAAGATTGTCATCGGCATGCCCCTCTACGGCCGCTCTTTCGAAAACACCGACGGTCCCGGCCGCCCATACCAAGGCATCGGAGAGGGCAACTGGGAGCGCGGAGTCTACGACTACAAGAACCTACCCCTTGCGGGCGCCCAGGAGTACAACGATAACGCCTCCGGTGCGAGCTACTGCTACGACCCGCAGCGGCGCACCATGGTCACGTACGACACGCCGCAGATGGCGTGGGCAAAGGCCGAGTACATCAAGAAGTGGCGGCTGGGAGGTGCCATGTGGTGGGAGAGCAGCGGCGACAAGGAGGGGGACCAGAGCTTGATCACAACTGTGGTGAATACTTTCGGAGGACCGCAGGCGCTTATGAGGCAGGAGAACTGCATTGAGTATCCGGCGACCAAGTATGATAACCTGCGCAATGGGTTCCCGAACAACTAA